From Pseudoalteromonas rubra, one genomic window encodes:
- a CDS encoding DUF6136 family protein translates to MLHYYLYRYQACRVQLAVLMKQLQQFSMMLITLFFIFIPQLIIGVFYGLGKLVSFDSHHLAIKVAFGFLLLQSLLLQALKPAIMDSAHRAYHSTLLRGRLHQVAADWILLLGCHVLFVAALILAVSIGFDKLWQAPQLPAFMLLQWGFALILLYRPQALVSSLLVAFTAVWLAPSLPIYLAVIAMWLALDWFRPEIKLALPQPSLSPASFWYYVIKKSPWMIVWRAGASLITLWAGLIMAKERPDLLHYYTLVILLINQLWWSSLYLDTDKHVTGRRQFWRSLDLYPQLLRSQSLLIYGLCFTSWLGVAVLLNGELFCLAVLVSTPLLVWTVTYHPRRLAVVWGCISVSLMMLKVLFI, encoded by the coding sequence ATGTTACATTATTATCTGTACCGTTATCAGGCATGTCGTGTTCAGCTGGCTGTGTTGATGAAGCAACTGCAACAGTTCTCGATGATGTTGATAACCTTATTTTTTATTTTTATTCCCCAGCTGATCATTGGGGTGTTTTATGGTTTGGGAAAGCTGGTCTCGTTTGATTCGCATCACCTTGCCATCAAAGTGGCATTTGGCTTTTTGCTTCTACAGAGCTTGCTGTTACAGGCACTTAAACCTGCAATCATGGATTCTGCACATCGCGCTTATCACAGCACATTGCTGCGCGGCCGGTTACACCAAGTTGCCGCAGACTGGATACTCTTGTTGGGGTGTCATGTGCTCTTTGTTGCTGCGCTGATCCTGGCTGTGAGTATTGGCTTTGACAAGCTCTGGCAGGCACCACAGCTGCCTGCATTTATGCTCTTACAGTGGGGTTTTGCATTGATTTTGCTTTACCGCCCTCAGGCTTTAGTGAGTTCCTTGCTGGTCGCCTTTACAGCCGTGTGGCTGGCGCCAAGTTTGCCCATTTATCTGGCTGTCATAGCAATGTGGCTGGCATTGGACTGGTTCAGACCTGAAATAAAGCTTGCTTTGCCACAGCCCTCGCTGAGCCCTGCTAGTTTTTGGTATTACGTCATCAAGAAGTCTCCCTGGATGATTGTGTGGCGTGCAGGTGCATCACTGATCACATTGTGGGCAGGGTTGATAATGGCCAAAGAGCGCCCCGATTTGCTGCATTACTATACGTTAGTGATCTTGCTGATTAATCAGTTGTGGTGGAGTAGTTTGTATCTGGATACAGATAAACACGTTACGGGGCGCAGACAGTTCTGGCGTAGCCTTGATCTGTACCCTCAACTTTTACGCAGTCAGTCGTTATTGATTTACGGCTTGTGCTTTACAAGCTGGCTCGGTGTTGCTGTATTGCTTAATGGTGAGCTGTTTTGTTTGGCGGTGTTAGTGAGCACGCCACTGCTGGTATGGACCGTTACTTATCATCCTCGGCGATTAGCGGTCGTGTGGGGCTGCATCAGTGTGTCGCTGATGATGCTCAAAGTGCTATTTATTTAG
- a CDS encoding ABC transporter ATP-binding protein, which yields MIEIKHLTKVYLHEPVFSDYSTALAEQKLCLEAPNGLGKSTLFRIISGLDDAFHGEVLFAGQPQPAAQRVVALASESIPFPEFLTARQLLQLTVKSWACPWPELMINQLSFTPFLDTRYGALSSGNQKKCQLINAMMRNTPYLVLDEPSAALDQASLDVLLGWLKHHPAQVIISCHEPQPFMEIGFVTQPLFR from the coding sequence ATGATAGAAATAAAACACCTGACCAAAGTGTATCTGCACGAACCGGTTTTCTCTGACTATAGTACCGCACTGGCAGAGCAAAAGCTTTGCCTTGAAGCGCCAAACGGACTGGGGAAAAGCACCTTATTCAGAATCATTTCAGGTCTGGACGACGCTTTTCATGGCGAAGTGCTATTTGCCGGCCAACCCCAGCCTGCAGCCCAAAGAGTCGTGGCGCTTGCCAGTGAGTCCATTCCCTTTCCCGAGTTTTTGACAGCCAGGCAGTTATTGCAATTGACGGTAAAGAGCTGGGCATGTCCCTGGCCAGAACTGATGATAAACCAACTGTCCTTTACCCCGTTTCTGGATACCCGTTACGGCGCGTTATCATCCGGCAATCAAAAAAAGTGTCAGCTCATTAACGCCATGATGCGTAATACGCCTTATTTGGTGTTGGATGAGCCGAGTGCGGCACTGGATCAGGCCAGCCTGGATGTGTTGTTAGGCTGGCTGAAACATCATCCGGCACAAGTGATCATCAGCTGCCATGAACCTCAGCCCTTTATGGAAATTGGCTTTGTGACACAGCCACTGTTTCGGTGA
- a CDS encoding SMP-30/gluconolactonase/LRE family protein → MPIRHVFILGATASLLAACVSSQSGPALYQSQDWVADGVFTEGVEGPAVNRNGVLFAVNYAQQGTVGQVSGRGEANLYLTLPEGSTGNGIRFDARDNMYIADYTGHNVLKVAPDKSVSVLAHNPKMHQPNDLAISDNGVLFASDPDWQNDQGQLWRISPDGQTQLLRANMGTTNGIEVSPDNRTLYVNESVQRRIWAFSLDEQGMIGQPELFYEFEDHGLDGMRCDEAGNLYVARYGAGEVVILSAQGKLLRKVALKGQYPTNIAFGGKDGKQVFVTMQKRGAIETFISEYAGRAFNRHTL, encoded by the coding sequence ATGCCAATAAGACATGTTTTTATCCTGGGTGCGACAGCGAGCCTGCTTGCTGCCTGTGTTTCTTCTCAATCGGGGCCTGCGTTATATCAGTCACAGGACTGGGTTGCGGATGGGGTATTCACCGAGGGGGTAGAGGGCCCGGCAGTTAATCGTAATGGGGTACTATTTGCGGTTAATTATGCGCAACAGGGTACTGTCGGCCAGGTGAGCGGACGCGGCGAGGCAAACTTATACCTGACCTTACCAGAAGGGAGCACGGGCAATGGGATCCGTTTTGACGCCCGGGACAATATGTATATCGCTGACTACACTGGTCACAATGTCCTGAAGGTGGCCCCCGATAAGTCGGTTTCTGTGCTGGCGCATAACCCGAAAATGCACCAGCCCAATGATTTGGCGATCAGCGATAATGGCGTGCTCTTCGCCAGTGATCCGGATTGGCAAAATGATCAGGGGCAACTCTGGCGCATCTCACCAGACGGACAGACTCAGTTGCTGCGCGCCAATATGGGCACCACAAATGGTATCGAAGTCAGTCCGGATAATCGTACTTTGTATGTCAATGAGAGTGTGCAGCGCCGGATCTGGGCTTTTTCGCTCGATGAGCAGGGCATGATAGGTCAGCCTGAGCTGTTTTATGAGTTTGAGGATCATGGCCTGGACGGCATGCGTTGTGATGAAGCCGGTAATCTTTATGTTGCGCGCTATGGCGCAGGCGAAGTGGTGATACTCTCTGCGCAGGGCAAGTTGCTGCGCAAGGTTGCACTCAAGGGCCAGTATCCGACCAATATTGCTTTTGGTGGAAAAGACGGCAAGCAAGTCTTTGTGACGATGCAAAAGCGTGGCGCTATCGAAACTTTTATCTCTGAGTATGCTGGGCGCGCTTTTAACCGACATACTTTGTAA
- a CDS encoding DUF5916 domain-containing protein has protein sequence MKQYYLALCISGALSSQALWANQTHNTTIKLDGRLDEALWQTARQFNRFYQVVPATLTEHTDKVHARVLSDQSGVYIGIINYQDEASRQKQFNIQDAFMQAEFNRIVVDFAGDGSGAYEFAVTLGGGTQDAVLTTQLTKDSDWDGDWQSATFEAEDHWSTEVFIPWHTVSFYNPAHNTDSEQGEIGVSIQLYDLSKNYIYANQKQTTSNSDFFLAMPKLESAIPSHSQLSFVPYFSHQQHFADQATDNSDSDVGFDLFYKPNHHQKLSVAVNPDFGQVDSDEVDINYSAVETLRSDKRPFFTQDIAVFNVQALQDTKLIHTRRIGAGSDDGSEFITPIDLATRFVHQGETLQVGAFAVKEKDLDSDAGKRFYAARAKYRQKHWQSGLLATYTDRPWLDRNASTMAWDSQYQSATWSFQGALLASQVEQVSEQTGNGASLQLGYQFSPNTSLEGRYLKLNKRFNNSDLGYSQRNNWQYSEAKLSHAINTQSHWLARIKHSLTVRYEANSEGLKLPARQAYLSQWLLANGGQVDFHIDRISDGWQDNIGRQSQAFEEPGNWETRVMYISPYIGKFSWAASFEYDQEGFAGSAQQYAVDLTWLPHPNWTLKFNNFYRTGDGWLVASDTDQVTQYERDFFVNKIQVSGLITDKLEFSSTLEWAVLEARSDQVFALQDHQRQLLNGVDTSFEDRRLSSQFKLRYRMGALSDLFLVYRRGAATGDRLPRSQIGSEAWLESAKQLWQAPMQDSILLKVRYKF, from the coding sequence ATGAAGCAGTATTATCTCGCCTTGTGCATCAGTGGGGCATTGAGCAGTCAGGCGCTATGGGCAAATCAAACACACAACACGACCATCAAGCTTGATGGTCGTCTGGACGAAGCGTTGTGGCAAACGGCCCGACAATTTAATCGATTTTACCAGGTGGTTCCGGCAACCTTAACTGAGCATACTGATAAGGTGCATGCCCGTGTATTGAGCGACCAATCAGGTGTGTACATAGGTATTATCAATTATCAGGATGAGGCAAGCCGGCAGAAGCAGTTTAATATTCAGGATGCCTTTATGCAGGCTGAGTTTAACCGGATTGTTGTGGATTTTGCCGGTGATGGCAGCGGCGCGTATGAGTTTGCCGTTACATTGGGCGGGGGTACCCAGGACGCTGTGCTCACGACGCAGCTGACTAAGGACAGTGACTGGGATGGAGACTGGCAGTCAGCAACATTTGAAGCGGAAGATCACTGGTCCACAGAGGTATTCATCCCCTGGCATACGGTGTCGTTTTATAATCCAGCACATAATACGGACAGTGAGCAAGGAGAAATCGGCGTATCTATTCAGCTTTATGACCTCAGTAAAAATTATATCTATGCAAATCAAAAGCAAACGACCAGTAATAGTGACTTTTTCCTTGCCATGCCTAAGCTGGAATCGGCGATCCCTAGCCATAGTCAGTTAAGTTTTGTGCCATATTTTAGTCATCAGCAACATTTTGCCGACCAGGCCACGGACAACAGCGACAGTGACGTGGGTTTCGATTTGTTTTACAAGCCCAATCATCATCAGAAATTGTCGGTGGCGGTGAACCCGGATTTTGGCCAGGTGGACAGTGATGAAGTGGATATCAACTACAGTGCGGTTGAAACACTCCGCAGTGACAAGCGACCATTCTTTACCCAGGACATTGCTGTATTCAATGTTCAGGCATTGCAGGATACTAAGCTTATCCACACCCGTCGAATTGGTGCGGGCAGTGATGATGGCAGTGAGTTTATTACACCCATAGATTTGGCTACCCGATTTGTGCATCAGGGCGAGACGTTGCAAGTGGGTGCCTTTGCAGTAAAAGAAAAGGACTTAGACAGTGATGCCGGTAAGCGCTTTTATGCCGCTCGGGCTAAATATAGGCAAAAGCACTGGCAATCGGGATTACTGGCCACTTATACAGATCGCCCCTGGCTGGATCGCAATGCATCAACCATGGCCTGGGACAGTCAATATCAAAGCGCAACCTGGTCGTTTCAGGGGGCGTTGCTGGCAAGCCAGGTCGAACAAGTGAGCGAACAAACGGGCAATGGGGCCTCGTTGCAGCTGGGGTATCAGTTCTCGCCAAATACGAGTCTGGAAGGGCGTTACCTTAAGCTAAATAAAAGATTTAATAACAGTGATTTAGGGTATTCACAGCGGAACAATTGGCAGTATAGTGAGGCGAAGTTGAGTCATGCAATCAATACTCAGAGTCACTGGTTAGCACGCATTAAGCACTCACTTACTGTGCGTTATGAAGCCAATAGTGAGGGTTTGAAATTACCGGCCCGGCAGGCCTATCTCAGCCAATGGTTGCTGGCAAATGGGGGTCAGGTTGACTTTCATATTGACCGGATCAGCGATGGCTGGCAGGACAACATAGGTCGCCAGAGCCAGGCATTCGAAGAGCCGGGTAATTGGGAAACGCGAGTAATGTATATCAGCCCCTACATAGGCAAGTTCTCATGGGCTGCCAGCTTTGAATATGATCAGGAAGGATTTGCGGGCAGTGCGCAACAGTATGCCGTTGATTTGACCTGGTTGCCACATCCAAACTGGACGCTTAAGTTTAATAACTTTTATCGCACTGGAGATGGCTGGCTGGTGGCAAGCGACACGGATCAGGTCACACAGTATGAACGGGACTTTTTCGTTAATAAAATTCAGGTCAGTGGCTTGATAACGGATAAGTTGGAATTCTCCTCGACCCTTGAGTGGGCGGTACTGGAAGCACGCAGTGATCAGGTTTTTGCGCTACAGGACCACCAGCGACAGTTATTAAATGGAGTAGACACCAGCTTTGAAGATCGCCGCTTGTCCAGTCAGTTTAAACTCCGTTACCGGATGGGCGCACTGTCAGATTTGTTTCTGGTTTATCGTCGTGGCGCAGCGACAGGTGACAGATTGCCCCGCAGTCAGATTGGCTCAGAGGCCTGGCTGGAGAGTGCAAAGCAGCTCTGGCAAGCCCCAATGCAGGATTCGATATTGTTAAAAGTGCGCTATAAGTTCTGA
- a CDS encoding winged helix-turn-helix domain-containing protein: METSTRAQHYHFLSWQFDASQDELRAPDSQVAVKLEPQVARLLELFVCAPDKVLSRSTLNEALWPDTIVESNSLYQLLTKLRRVLNDSARQPRFIKTVPKRGYVFIAPVERHQPTSQLNVHADTEIQRATGTNPHIRFKKRALMAAIPVVTACFSAIAYFSSVPDPITLPQYEVEDITFELGLEFDVAAHTTLPLLAYVDDFKTLVISDKQGNVTQRLHFDDRVAKPAWHPTKGWLAFWQYQGDGCTLLIVNAQGQQLNQSQAIPCYQIQTPSWQSNTLLIATVRTKSGTLPYQYNIDNNKYISIPLKLNNGDKLITTLRGWDNQTYYLIKDASQHSRLVTLDGTVQMRWSYPVWLIAYDPQHHSMITNDSSKHHNLIATTRDGHEYPVIATPQGIFSSLSIDNQGNIFSAAENWQVNIRDKDNLPIFSSSSHDYLPVTNSLGETAFMSRRTGACEIYLHSHDRVTQLTHHKGNGYVNFVTWSPDNAYILANRETRLLLLDRTGVQEAFTPQLSLPLRHFGWLDTDTLWATDGHEVVIYTKSGHFKHRITMPSDLLLYDYQTQNWLIFKDSMIYRTADLAGTFDNAMPLTTLKPQAYHQVTNPRLRDGFLYWQSAWSKTDHIWRLSLDGNTQPELLKTQNLLWHYDIAADGTLLIAKMESVEGDIKRLSVK, translated from the coding sequence ATGGAAACATCCACACGCGCTCAACATTATCACTTCCTGTCCTGGCAGTTTGATGCCAGCCAGGATGAATTGCGCGCGCCTGACAGCCAAGTGGCGGTAAAATTAGAGCCTCAGGTTGCCAGGCTACTCGAGCTGTTTGTCTGCGCACCGGATAAGGTGCTGTCACGCTCGACGCTGAATGAGGCATTGTGGCCAGACACCATTGTCGAATCTAACAGCCTGTATCAGTTGCTGACTAAATTACGCCGGGTGCTGAATGATAGTGCCAGGCAGCCCCGCTTTATCAAAACGGTGCCCAAACGTGGGTACGTGTTTATTGCGCCGGTAGAACGGCATCAGCCGACCTCTCAATTGAACGTGCATGCTGATACTGAGATCCAGCGCGCCACCGGGACCAATCCTCATATCAGATTCAAAAAGCGTGCACTGATGGCAGCAATACCTGTCGTCACTGCGTGCTTCAGTGCTATAGCTTACTTTTCCTCAGTACCTGATCCCATCACGCTCCCCCAGTATGAGGTCGAGGATATAACCTTTGAGCTGGGACTGGAATTTGATGTTGCAGCCCACACCACATTGCCGCTATTGGCCTATGTTGACGACTTTAAAACCCTGGTCATTTCAGATAAACAAGGCAATGTCACTCAGCGCCTGCATTTTGACGACCGGGTCGCCAAACCAGCCTGGCACCCCACTAAAGGCTGGCTGGCATTTTGGCAATATCAGGGTGATGGCTGCACCTTATTGATTGTAAATGCGCAAGGGCAACAACTAAATCAGTCGCAGGCCATCCCCTGTTATCAAATTCAGACGCCAAGCTGGCAATCAAACACGCTGCTTATTGCCACGGTACGTACCAAATCAGGGACACTCCCTTATCAATATAATATTGATAATAATAAATATATTTCTATTCCACTAAAGCTGAACAACGGTGATAAGCTCATCACAACACTACGAGGCTGGGACAACCAAACCTACTACCTGATCAAAGATGCCAGTCAACATAGCCGTCTGGTTACCCTCGATGGTACAGTTCAGATGCGCTGGTCTTACCCTGTCTGGTTGATTGCTTACGATCCTCAGCACCATAGCATGATCACCAATGACAGCAGCAAGCACCATAATCTGATTGCCACAACCCGAGACGGGCATGAATACCCAGTTATTGCCACACCGCAAGGGATCTTCAGTAGTCTGAGTATTGACAACCAGGGCAATATCTTTAGTGCCGCAGAAAACTGGCAGGTGAATATTCGTGACAAAGACAATCTGCCCATTTTCTCAAGTTCAAGCCATGACTATCTGCCGGTTACCAATAGCCTCGGGGAAACCGCCTTTATGTCACGCCGCACTGGCGCATGTGAGATTTATCTGCACAGTCATGATCGGGTTACTCAGCTCACGCATCACAAAGGCAATGGCTATGTGAACTTTGTCACCTGGAGCCCTGACAACGCCTACATCCTTGCCAACCGCGAAACACGATTACTATTGCTCGACCGCACCGGCGTACAGGAAGCCTTTACCCCTCAGCTGTCACTTCCACTCAGACACTTTGGCTGGTTAGATACTGACACTCTGTGGGCCACAGATGGTCATGAGGTCGTTATTTACACAAAAAGCGGCCACTTTAAACACCGTATAACCATGCCATCTGATCTGTTGCTATACGACTACCAAACTCAAAACTGGCTGATTTTTAAAGACTCAATGATTTATCGCACAGCCGATCTGGCGGGCACGTTTGATAATGCAATGCCGCTCACAACGCTCAAGCCCCAGGCTTATCATCAGGTGACGAACCCCAGGCTGAGAGATGGCTTCCTTTACTGGCAAAGTGCCTGGTCAAAGACCGACCATATCTGGCGCTTATCGCTTGATGGCAATACCCAACCAGAACTCCTGAAAACGCAAAACCTGTTGTGGCACTACGATATTGCCGCGGATGGCACCTTGCTGATTGCCAAAATGGAGTCGGTGGAGGGAGATATTAAGCGGCTGAGCGTCAAATAG
- a CDS encoding alpha/beta fold hydrolase: MNTNNANQIDQTKTTETHCFNEVMYKRAEVEGLSIFYREAGNRANKTIVLLHGFPTSSHMYRNLIPALSGDYHVIAPDYPGFGNSTMPSVNDFEYSFDNLAAITEKFLGQVGVDTFSLYLMDYGAPIGFRIASGNPHRVEGLIIQNGNAYEEGLGEFWEPIKQYWADKSTETGQALADALLTIDATQWQYTNGTRNPQRISPDNWLIDQALLDRPGNQEIQLALFYSYGTNLLHYPKWQAYFREHQPKTLLVWGKGDYIFPEQGAHPYKRDLQNIDFHILDTGHFALEEELPFIAEKIQTFMKTL, encoded by the coding sequence ATGAATACAAATAATGCCAATCAAATAGATCAAACCAAAACCACTGAAACGCATTGTTTCAATGAAGTAATGTACAAGCGGGCTGAGGTAGAAGGGTTGTCAATTTTTTATCGTGAAGCGGGCAACCGGGCCAACAAAACAATTGTATTGTTGCATGGCTTTCCAACTTCATCACATATGTACCGTAACCTGATCCCGGCATTGTCAGGTGACTATCATGTGATTGCACCGGATTACCCCGGTTTTGGCAACAGCACTATGCCGTCTGTTAATGATTTTGAGTATAGCTTTGATAATCTGGCAGCTATTACTGAAAAGTTCCTGGGTCAGGTTGGGGTTGATACGTTCTCGTTGTACTTAATGGATTACGGTGCGCCAATCGGCTTTCGTATCGCATCTGGCAATCCGCATAGGGTAGAGGGCCTAATTATTCAAAATGGCAATGCCTACGAAGAGGGGCTAGGTGAGTTTTGGGAACCAATTAAACAATATTGGGCAGACAAGAGCACTGAAACGGGTCAGGCACTGGCGGATGCATTGCTGACCATTGACGCAACTCAATGGCAATACACAAATGGTACACGTAACCCACAACGGATCAGTCCGGATAACTGGCTTATCGATCAGGCGCTGTTGGACAGACCTGGTAACCAGGAGATTCAGCTTGCTTTGTTTTATTCGTATGGAACAAACTTGTTACACTACCCAAAATGGCAGGCCTACTTTAGAGAACATCAGCCTAAAACATTATTGGTGTGGGGCAAAGGAGATTATATTTTCCCCGAGCAGGGAGCACATCCCTATAAGCGAGACCTGCAAAATATTGATTTTCATATCCTTGACACCGGACATTTTGCACTAGAAGAGGAGCTGCCTTTTATTGCTGAAAAAATTCAGACATTTATGAAAACGCTTTAA
- a CDS encoding LysR family transcriptional regulator, with amino-acid sequence MDTIDGLKAMVAVAECQSFTSASERLGMSKSLVSKYVSQLEQQTCIKMFNRTTRRVLLTESGKIFYHQALTVLSHYHQMLESAQSLHNRVSGTLRVSAPYALGETKLARILPKFMQSYPELRIDLLMSNASVNMIEEGIDVRLRVGQLSDSSLIVRKITQYPLVACASPEYLAKQGHPQNPEQLCKHSCIIDRNYKMADRWQFTHLRTRDTDTIEVPNQLSVNSPTASRELAKQGAGVILCPIFVVEEAIEKGELIVLFSDYMTSQVALQAVYPHRDYTPRKLVTFIDFLKQHL; translated from the coding sequence ATGGATACAATCGATGGGCTCAAAGCCATGGTCGCGGTTGCTGAGTGTCAGTCCTTTACCAGTGCAAGTGAGCGGCTAGGTATGTCAAAGTCTCTGGTTAGTAAGTACGTCTCACAGTTAGAACAGCAAACCTGTATAAAAATGTTCAACCGGACGACTCGTCGAGTATTGCTGACTGAATCCGGAAAAATTTTTTATCACCAAGCGCTTACGGTGCTGTCACATTATCATCAGATGCTGGAAAGCGCGCAAAGCCTACATAACAGAGTCTCTGGTACCTTAAGAGTCAGCGCCCCTTATGCACTGGGAGAAACGAAACTCGCCAGAATATTACCGAAATTTATGCAATCGTATCCCGAACTAAGAATCGATTTACTGATGTCTAATGCCAGTGTCAATATGATTGAGGAAGGGATAGATGTGCGCCTGCGCGTTGGGCAACTCAGCGACTCATCACTGATTGTCAGGAAAATTACCCAATATCCACTCGTTGCTTGCGCCTCGCCCGAATACCTGGCAAAGCAGGGCCACCCGCAGAATCCGGAACAACTGTGTAAGCACAGCTGTATCATAGATCGCAATTATAAAATGGCGGATCGATGGCAGTTTACTCACCTGCGAACCCGAGATACAGACACCATAGAGGTACCCAACCAACTGAGCGTAAACAGCCCGACAGCCTCCCGCGAGCTGGCAAAACAGGGAGCTGGCGTTATTCTTTGCCCGATTTTTGTCGTTGAGGAAGCGATAGAAAAGGGGGAGCTCATAGTGTTATTCAGTGATTACATGACCTCGCAAGTCGCCCTTCAGGCGGTTTACCCTCACCGCGATTACACCCCCAGAAAACTGGTGACTTTCATTGATTTCTTGAAACAACACCTCTGA
- a CDS encoding substrate-binding periplasmic protein, which translates to MMQKIALLFLIFLLQSVQASEPVRIATGEYPPFTGSKLVDDGFVNHLIRQVLAEAGLSAEFVYLPWKRSFQAAQQGKYDMASYWVCEREYQQHFYCSDELYRGQLLLYFRADTPLPQWHSIDDLKPYRIGAILGYEYVPAFHQAMQKGELDVIMVSNDRLNLNMLLNDRVDLILLSETAMQSLLAEHFPSMPKDQIQAHPKPFLNYRAHVLFPKSIASSNTLRTRFNAGLKKLKASGEFERQWQRLLQGEFAPKLP; encoded by the coding sequence ATGATGCAAAAAATAGCTCTACTTTTTTTGATATTTTTATTGCAGTCGGTTCAGGCAAGTGAACCTGTTCGCATTGCTACTGGTGAGTATCCACCGTTTACCGGGAGCAAGCTTGTTGACGATGGCTTTGTCAATCACCTCATACGTCAGGTACTTGCAGAGGCAGGGCTAAGCGCCGAGTTTGTTTATTTGCCCTGGAAGCGCAGTTTCCAAGCTGCGCAGCAAGGTAAGTATGACATGGCCTCTTACTGGGTTTGCGAACGCGAATATCAACAACACTTTTATTGTAGCGATGAGCTCTATCGTGGCCAGCTGTTACTCTATTTCAGGGCTGACACGCCGTTGCCACAATGGCACAGCATTGACGATCTTAAGCCCTATCGGATAGGCGCGATTTTAGGATACGAATATGTACCAGCGTTTCATCAGGCGATGCAAAAGGGGGAGCTGGATGTAATTATGGTCAGTAATGACCGGCTTAATCTGAACATGCTGCTTAATGATCGCGTCGATTTGATTTTGCTCAGTGAAACGGCGATGCAAAGCCTACTGGCAGAACACTTTCCGTCTATGCCGAAAGACCAGATACAGGCGCACCCTAAGCCTTTTTTAAACTATCGGGCGCATGTACTGTTTCCAAAATCCATAGCGAGCAGCAATACGCTGCGCACGCGTTTTAATGCAGGCCTGAAAAAGCTCAAAGCTTCAGGGGAGTTTGAGCGTCAGTGGCAACGGCTATTACAGGGGGAGTTTGCCCCTAAACTTCCCTGA
- a CDS encoding TIGR03503 family protein has protein sequence MLLYCAVFSATMMADTPQITLLERDGKVNEIPLLENRFRIDHNVKKITLLFFRAPGTPAVVLVKPDGSKYYATHAIADEKLEWYDEISYDLVIVTDPIPGPWQVLGQIRQDSRVMVLGDIELQVDPLPPLIFRGEMLKIQGQVTNDGQPVDIGYFRDVVTLYVEFVSTNNDQYANFGAGTQSVAEFKDDGREFDERPLDGIFTGEFRLNFPAGEWQPEFYIETPILKRRVVKDPIIIAEPPFSFELMLAGQEDFEHQLTIRLESEVVKPETVIFQGKILYPNGEEQMFTLNGEERLYRQLAIKNYDWGRYSVELSAFGENINGREFMARLPDYNFEIERPIEKVPELPESERPTQRVVAPPEPEPGLSTGAIVAIVVVGNLLILLLGWLAVRIFVQKKPIELKISLPFIGKKKQLDLEELDPDTENSGKPSSKNDKSADILNLSMSDD, from the coding sequence ATGTTGTTATATTGCGCAGTGTTTAGCGCGACGATGATGGCCGACACACCGCAAATTACGCTGCTTGAGCGAGACGGCAAGGTCAATGAAATCCCTTTACTGGAGAACCGCTTTCGCATTGACCACAATGTTAAGAAAATTACGTTGTTGTTCTTTCGGGCCCCAGGTACACCTGCCGTGGTACTGGTTAAACCGGACGGTAGTAAATACTACGCCACGCACGCCATTGCGGACGAAAAGCTCGAATGGTATGACGAGATCAGTTATGACCTGGTGATAGTGACTGACCCTATACCAGGCCCTTGGCAGGTACTGGGCCAGATCCGGCAGGACAGCCGGGTCATGGTGTTAGGGGACATAGAGTTACAGGTAGACCCCTTACCACCTTTGATATTCCGTGGTGAAATGCTAAAAATTCAGGGACAAGTCACCAACGATGGCCAGCCGGTCGATATTGGCTACTTCCGTGATGTCGTTACCCTGTATGTCGAATTTGTCAGCACTAATAATGATCAGTACGCCAACTTTGGCGCGGGTACGCAAAGTGTGGCCGAATTTAAAGATGATGGTCGGGAATTCGATGAGCGGCCACTGGATGGCATCTTTACTGGTGAATTTCGCCTGAATTTTCCAGCCGGTGAGTGGCAGCCTGAATTTTATATAGAAACGCCCATCCTCAAACGTCGTGTAGTGAAAGATCCTATCATTATTGCAGAGCCACCTTTTTCATTTGAATTGATGCTGGCAGGTCAGGAAGACTTTGAGCACCAGCTGACTATTAGGCTTGAGTCCGAGGTGGTGAAACCGGAAACTGTGATCTTTCAGGGCAAAATCTTGTATCCCAATGGCGAAGAGCAAATGTTTACCCTCAATGGCGAAGAACGTTTGTACCGCCAGCTGGCAATTAAAAACTATGACTGGGGTCGATACAGTGTGGAATTGTCCGCCTTTGGTGAGAACATCAACGGCCGAGAGTTTATGGCCCGCCTGCCAGATTATAACTTTGAAATAGAACGCCCCATTGAAAAAGTACCGGAGTTACCTGAGTCAGAGCGGCCAACGCAGCGTGTGGTCGCACCGCCTGAACCGGAACCGGGTCTCAGCACAGGTGCCATTGTTGCCATTGTGGTTGTTGGTAATTTGCTGATCCTACTGCTGGGTTGGCTGGCCGTGCGCATTTTTGTACAGAAAAAGCCCATCGAATTAAAAATCAGCCTGCCCTTTATCGGTAAGAAAAAGCAGTTAGATTTGGAAGAGTTAGATCCGGATACAGAAAACTCTGGCAAACCAAGCTCAAAAAATGACAAATCAGCTGATATTTTGAACCTTTCGATGTCGGATGACTAA